A stretch of Microbulbifer bruguierae DNA encodes these proteins:
- a CDS encoding HvfX family Cu-binding RiPP maturation protein, translating to MDGTNSGFNRIYRSFLNLLRPLDGLGPLALRLFVGPIFILAGWNKLGHIDDVAAWFGNPDWGLGLPAPVLMAWLTALTEFLGGIALVIGLGVRVAAIPLMVVMAVAAVTAHWQYGWHALPEQTLTMPWEWRKDLIAEAIVRRDKAVELLKAHGDYAWLTEAGSFTVLKNGIEFAATYFVMLLVLLFCGGGRYVSLDYWIARKRGLSEG from the coding sequence ATGGATGGCACAAACAGCGGGTTCAATCGTATTTACCGGAGTTTTCTCAATCTGCTGCGGCCCCTGGATGGTCTCGGTCCGCTGGCATTGCGTCTTTTTGTCGGCCCCATTTTCATCCTTGCCGGTTGGAATAAGCTCGGCCACATCGACGATGTGGCTGCCTGGTTTGGCAATCCGGACTGGGGGCTCGGATTGCCGGCGCCGGTACTGATGGCGTGGCTGACAGCACTTACCGAGTTTCTCGGCGGCATCGCCCTGGTAATCGGGCTGGGGGTGAGGGTAGCAGCGATTCCTCTGATGGTTGTAATGGCGGTAGCCGCTGTCACTGCCCACTGGCAGTACGGCTGGCATGCGCTGCCGGAGCAAACGCTCACTATGCCCTGGGAGTGGCGCAAGGACCTGATTGCCGAAGCCATAGTGCGCAGGGATAAGGCGGTGGAACTGTTGAAGGCACATGGCGATTACGCATGGCTGACGGAGGCTGGCAGCTTTACTGTGTTGAAAAACGGTATTGAGTTTGCGGCCACTTACTTCGTGATGTTACTGGTATTGCTGTTTTGCGGCGGCGGCCGCTATGTGAGCCTGGACTACTGGATCGCGCGCAAACGCGGGCTGAGCGAGGGCTGA
- the rhlB gene encoding ATP-dependent RNA helicase RhlB has translation MIGKFFRRSTDKPQSAPEGHKATSSGADKAAAPHSGNEAKSGSGRQRNRRRSGKGDSGRSDNSVRKPQAQTPWSLDEFAVPEQEGKVRFHDLDLPLPLMHAIADLGFQYASPIQGQSLPHTLNGHDLVGKAQTGTGKTAAFLITVIDDLLKHPFDGERYAGEARALIIAPTRELVMQIADDAKNLCKYTDLEIHTLVGGMDYQKQQKALNERLVDILVATPGRLLDFVSNRDCFLDQVEFLVIDEADRMLDMGFIPQVRRIVRQTPRKTHRQTMFFSATFTPEVDDLVEQWTAEPVIVEIEPERVATDTVTQHVYLVSGEEKYPLLYNIVQQDDVESLIVFANRRDQCRRLHEHLLAHGINAGLLSGEVAQNKRVRTLEDFKTGKSKVLVATDVAGRGIHIDGISHVVNYTLPEEPEDYVHRIGRTGRAGKSGTSISFACEDDAMRLEPIEALLGNKLKCEVPPETLLVAPPKVEVKYSSGDRGDRDRGGNRGGGRRGGGRPRR, from the coding sequence TTGATAGGTAAGTTTTTCCGTCGTTCGACTGACAAGCCACAAAGTGCCCCGGAAGGGCATAAAGCCACCAGCTCCGGCGCCGACAAGGCCGCAGCGCCCCACAGCGGTAACGAGGCAAAATCCGGCAGCGGTCGCCAGCGCAACCGGCGCCGTAGTGGCAAGGGGGATAGCGGAAGAAGCGATAACAGTGTTCGCAAGCCGCAGGCACAGACGCCGTGGTCTCTGGATGAATTTGCGGTGCCGGAGCAGGAAGGCAAGGTGCGCTTCCACGATCTGGACCTGCCCCTGCCACTGATGCACGCTATTGCCGACCTGGGTTTCCAGTACGCGTCGCCCATCCAGGGTCAATCGCTCCCGCACACACTCAACGGCCACGATCTGGTGGGCAAGGCCCAGACCGGTACTGGCAAGACGGCCGCCTTCCTGATTACCGTGATCGACGACCTGCTCAAGCACCCGTTTGACGGCGAGCGGTACGCCGGTGAGGCCCGCGCCCTGATCATCGCGCCCACCCGCGAGCTGGTGATGCAGATCGCCGACGACGCCAAAAACCTGTGCAAATACACCGATCTGGAGATTCACACCCTGGTCGGCGGTATGGATTACCAGAAACAGCAGAAAGCCCTGAACGAGCGTCTGGTGGACATTCTTGTCGCCACACCGGGTCGTCTGCTGGACTTCGTCAGCAACCGCGACTGTTTCCTGGATCAGGTGGAATTCCTGGTGATTGACGAGGCCGATCGCATGCTGGATATGGGCTTTATCCCTCAGGTGCGCCGTATCGTGCGCCAGACGCCGCGCAAGACCCACCGCCAGACGATGTTTTTCTCCGCCACCTTTACCCCGGAAGTAGACGATCTGGTGGAGCAGTGGACCGCAGAGCCGGTCATCGTGGAAATCGAGCCGGAGCGCGTTGCCACTGACACCGTCACTCAGCATGTTTATCTGGTTTCGGGCGAGGAAAAATACCCGCTGTTGTACAACATCGTGCAACAGGACGATGTGGAAAGCCTGATTGTGTTCGCCAACCGCCGCGACCAGTGTCGCCGCCTGCACGAGCACCTGCTGGCCCATGGCATTAATGCCGGACTACTGTCCGGTGAGGTCGCGCAGAACAAGCGCGTGCGCACCCTGGAAGATTTCAAGACCGGCAAATCGAAAGTGTTGGTTGCCACCGATGTGGCGGGTCGCGGTATTCATATCGACGGCATCAGCCATGTGGTGAATTACACCCTGCCGGAAGAGCCGGAAGATTACGTGCACCGCATTGGCCGTACCGGCCGAGCGGGCAAGAGCGGTACCTCCATCAGTTTTGCCTGTGAAGATGACGCGATGCGTCTGGAGCCCATTGAGGCCTTGCTGGGCAACAAACTGAAGTGTGAAGTACCGCCTGAAACGCTGCTGGTAGCGCCGCCAAAAGTGGAAGTGAAGTACAGCAGCGGTGATCGAGGGGATCGTGATCGCGGTGGAAATCGCGGTGGTGGTCGTCGAGGCGGTGGTCGCCCGCGCCGGTAA
- a CDS encoding PPK2 family polyphosphate kinase: MKIDWSEIRFEGNKTYRKGVYPTRIAPLYSDKKDYNNKIRKLRHAIDKRQRMMYAYDRYSLLTIFQALDAAGKDGTIRAVFNGVNPHGVEITSFKHPSETELEHNFLWRTAVAMPRRGNIGVFNRSYYEEVLVCRVHPELVTEYQKIPGEQTRDLDALFAGRFEAIRAAERYTVDNGTLLLKFFLNLSRDEQRKRFLARIDETDKNWKFSEADVKERTFWDDYQRVFEDMINETAAPHAPWLVVPADDKKNMRLIVACAVLEALEGMDMCYPKVSKARHKELLKYRKLLLND; the protein is encoded by the coding sequence ATGAAAATTGACTGGAGTGAAATCCGATTCGAGGGCAATAAGACCTATCGCAAGGGAGTGTATCCCACACGGATTGCTCCCCTGTATTCGGACAAAAAGGACTACAACAACAAAATCCGCAAACTGCGCCACGCTATCGATAAGCGACAGCGGATGATGTATGCCTACGACCGCTACAGCCTACTTACCATTTTTCAGGCACTGGATGCCGCAGGCAAAGACGGCACCATTCGCGCCGTCTTCAACGGCGTCAATCCTCACGGTGTCGAAATTACCTCCTTCAAGCATCCCAGCGAGACCGAGCTGGAGCACAATTTCCTCTGGCGCACCGCCGTCGCCATGCCCCGCCGCGGCAATATCGGGGTATTTAATCGCTCGTACTACGAAGAAGTCCTGGTGTGCCGGGTGCACCCTGAGCTGGTGACGGAATACCAGAAAATTCCCGGCGAACAGACCCGCGACCTGGACGCCTTATTCGCCGGGCGCTTCGAGGCTATCCGAGCCGCCGAACGCTATACGGTGGACAACGGCACACTGCTGCTGAAGTTTTTTCTGAATCTGTCCCGCGACGAGCAACGCAAACGCTTTCTTGCACGTATTGATGAAACGGACAAGAACTGGAAGTTTTCAGAAGCGGACGTGAAAGAGCGGACGTTCTGGGATGACTATCAGCGCGTGTTTGAAGACATGATCAACGAGACCGCAGCGCCCCATGCACCCTGGCTCGTGGTACCGGCTGACGACAAGAAGAATATGCGCCTGATCGTCGCCTGTGCGGTGCTGGAGGCGCTGGAAGGGATGGATATGTGCTACCCGAAAGTCTCAAAAGCGCGACACAAGGAACTGCTCAAGTACCGCAAATTGCTCCTGAATGACTAG
- the cysZ gene encoding sulfate transporter CysZ has translation MTSNPAHGVHALIRGAQLLTRKELRPFIIFPLLINLVLFVALGIMMVSQFDDLGRYIGSLLSDTPVDTSNMSWWRAILAKGADWAASMFQWLAWLIAIAVVVLFFMVYGYLFGIITNIIAAPFNGLLAEKVEELLTGHPPPPEALHSMVFRTLGRELRKLLYFIGWGIVIFIIALLTSWTVFIPAILTALWGAWCMAVQYVDYPLDNHQRSFSELKRVLMRKKFTTLGFGGSVMLAKMVPVLNIFVMPAAVAGGTALWVERIWAEGDPGKGPNSGQSSELDGAPPAPESLPSPPAKKWPKGISGPDKK, from the coding sequence ATGACCTCCAACCCGGCACACGGCGTACACGCACTGATCCGGGGGGCGCAGCTGCTTACCCGGAAAGAGCTGCGCCCATTCATCATTTTCCCCCTGCTCATCAACCTGGTGCTGTTTGTCGCACTGGGCATAATGATGGTCAGCCAATTCGACGATCTCGGCCGCTATATCGGCAGCCTCCTTTCCGACACCCCGGTCGACACCTCCAACATGTCCTGGTGGCGGGCGATCCTCGCCAAGGGGGCAGACTGGGCGGCAAGCATGTTCCAGTGGCTTGCCTGGCTTATCGCCATCGCCGTAGTCGTGCTTTTTTTTATGGTGTACGGCTACCTGTTCGGCATCATCACCAACATCATCGCCGCGCCGTTCAATGGGTTGCTCGCCGAGAAAGTCGAAGAGCTGCTTACCGGCCACCCACCGCCCCCGGAAGCCCTGCACAGTATGGTATTTCGGACCCTCGGGCGCGAACTGCGCAAATTGTTGTACTTTATTGGCTGGGGCATCGTAATTTTTATCATCGCCCTGCTCACCAGCTGGACCGTATTCATCCCCGCCATACTCACCGCCCTGTGGGGTGCCTGGTGCATGGCGGTGCAGTATGTGGATTATCCGCTCGATAACCACCAGCGCTCCTTCAGTGAACTGAAACGCGTACTGATGCGCAAGAAATTCACCACTCTCGGATTCGGTGGCAGCGTGATGCTGGCAAAGATGGTGCCCGTCCTGAATATCTTCGTCATGCCAGCAGCGGTGGCCGGCGGAACCGCATTGTGGGTTGAGAGAATCTGGGCGGAAGGCGATCCGGGGAAAGGGCCGAATAGCGGACAATCGAGCGAACTCGATGGCGCACCACCTGCACCCGAGAGCCTGCCAAGCCCCCCCGCAAAAAAATGGCCGAAAGGGATCAGCGGCCCCGACAAAAAATAA
- a CDS encoding PA4642 family protein codes for MSLKKDKQKVLGEVFDDARIAEFLVGEAPEGFNRDFYLLERAYRGMKAENFATFVRLFKEQGLDLNSQSPEGQTLLARIGEHTQGTEYADILRAAGAE; via the coding sequence GTGAGCCTGAAAAAAGACAAACAAAAAGTCCTCGGCGAAGTATTTGACGACGCACGTATCGCTGAATTCCTGGTAGGTGAGGCGCCGGAAGGATTCAATCGCGATTTCTACCTGCTGGAGCGGGCGTACCGCGGTATGAAAGCAGAAAATTTTGCAACCTTCGTGCGTCTGTTCAAGGAACAGGGACTGGACCTGAACAGCCAGAGCCCGGAGGGCCAGACATTACTGGCGCGCATCGGGGAACATACACAGGGTACCGAGTACGCAGATATCCTGCGCGCAGCAGGAGCGGAATAA
- the gatB gene encoding Asp-tRNA(Asn)/Glu-tRNA(Gln) amidotransferase subunit GatB, with protein sequence MEWEVVIGLEVHVQLSTQSKIFSGASTAFGAEPNTQACAIDLAMPGTLPVPNEEAFRYAVMFGLAMNAEIGKRSVFERKNYFYPDLPKGYQTTQLEKPIVGAGEIEIHLEDGSSKTVRLHHAHLEEDAGKSLHEAIFESGHGMSGIDLNRAGTPLIEIVSEPDMRSAAEAVAYLKKIHGIVTCLGISDGDMSQGSLRCDANVSVRLKGEETLGTRTEIKNLNSFRFIEKAIKVEAQRQIDLIEDGGKVVQETRLYDSDKNETRSMRSKEVANDYRYFPCPDLLPVVISDEYIEQIRSELPELPDAKCARFEKDYGLSAYDADQLSQDRGTAEYFEQVAAKSGEAKLAANWMMGELAALLNRDDKSIGNSPVSAEQLAGLIERIKDNTISSKIAKQVFEAMANGEGDADTVIEAKGLKQVSDTGAIEKLVDEVIAAAGAQVENYRNADPDKRPKMMGFFVGQIMKASKGQANPQMINQILKQKLDALL encoded by the coding sequence GTGGAATGGGAAGTAGTCATCGGGCTGGAAGTACACGTACAACTCTCCACCCAATCAAAAATTTTCTCCGGCGCGAGCACCGCCTTTGGCGCCGAACCCAATACTCAGGCCTGCGCAATCGACCTGGCCATGCCAGGCACCTTGCCGGTCCCCAATGAAGAGGCCTTCCGCTATGCGGTCATGTTCGGTCTCGCCATGAATGCGGAAATCGGCAAGCGCTCGGTGTTTGAACGCAAAAACTATTTCTACCCGGACCTGCCCAAAGGTTACCAGACCACGCAGCTGGAAAAGCCCATTGTAGGCGCTGGTGAAATCGAGATTCACCTGGAAGATGGCAGCAGCAAGACCGTGCGCCTGCACCACGCACACCTGGAAGAAGACGCAGGCAAGTCCCTGCATGAAGCTATTTTTGAATCTGGCCACGGGATGTCCGGCATCGACCTGAACCGCGCTGGCACCCCGCTGATTGAAATCGTCTCCGAACCGGATATGCGCAGTGCTGCAGAAGCGGTGGCTTACCTGAAGAAGATCCACGGTATCGTTACCTGCCTGGGTATTTCCGACGGCGACATGTCCCAGGGCTCCCTGCGGTGTGATGCCAACGTCTCCGTGCGCCTCAAGGGAGAGGAAACACTGGGCACCCGTACAGAGATCAAGAACCTCAACTCCTTCCGCTTTATCGAAAAAGCGATCAAGGTAGAGGCCCAACGCCAGATCGACCTGATTGAAGACGGCGGCAAGGTGGTACAGGAAACCCGCCTGTACGATTCCGATAAAAACGAAACACGCTCCATGCGCAGCAAGGAAGTGGCGAATGATTACCGCTACTTCCCCTGCCCCGATCTGCTGCCGGTGGTTATTTCCGATGAATATATCGAGCAGATCCGAAGCGAGTTACCGGAGCTGCCGGACGCCAAGTGTGCCCGCTTCGAAAAGGACTATGGCCTATCTGCCTACGACGCAGACCAGCTGTCTCAGGATCGCGGCACTGCGGAATACTTTGAACAGGTAGCGGCCAAATCCGGCGAGGCCAAGCTGGCCGCCAACTGGATGATGGGTGAGCTGGCGGCGCTGCTGAACCGCGATGACAAGTCCATTGGCAATTCGCCGGTGTCTGCGGAGCAACTGGCAGGCCTGATCGAACGCATTAAAGACAACACCATTTCCAGCAAAATCGCCAAGCAGGTATTTGAGGCGATGGCCAATGGTGAAGGCGATGCGGATACCGTGATTGAAGCCAAGGGCCTGAAGCAGGTTTCCGACACCGGTGCCATCGAGAAGCTGGTGGACGAGGTAATCGCTGCTGCCGGGGCCCAAGTGGAAAATTACCGCAATGCGGATCCTGACAAACGCCCCAAAATGATGGGATTCTTTGTTGGTCAGATCATGAAGGCTTCCAAAGGGCAGGCGAATCCGCAGATGATCAATCAGATTCTGAAGCAGAAATTGGACGCGCTTTTGTAA
- the gatA gene encoding Asp-tRNA(Asn)/Glu-tRNA(Gln) amidotransferase subunit GatA, protein MHQLTIAEIIRGLRDRQFSSVEITSHLLERIQQLDSHYNSFITVTGEQALQQAAAADARLAQGDAPALCGVPIAHKDIFCTTGVRTSCGSKMLDNFVPPYDATVVDNFLHAGAVSLGKTNMDEFAMGSSNESSFYGAVKNPWDPERIPGGSSGGSAAAVAAQLVPGTTASDTGGSIRQPAAMTGTTGLKPTYGRVSRWGMIAFASSLDQGGPIARSAEDAALMLSVMAGPDKKDSTCLDRPTQDYSAHLNDSIAGLKIGVPAEYFGKGLDPEVGARVQEALKAYQKLGAELVEISLPHSKLAVPAYYVIAPAEASANLSRFDGVRYGYRCENPADLRDLYMRSRGEGFGEEVKRRILVGSYALSAGYYDAYYNKAQQVRRLIKQDFVDAFQKVDVIMGPTAPNPAFKLGEKNADPVAMYLEDIYTIATNLAGLPGMSLPCGFAHGLPVGLQIIGNYLDEARMLNVAHQYQLATDWHQQTAPVTTPAAQ, encoded by the coding sequence ATGCATCAGTTGACCATCGCCGAGATCATTCGCGGCCTGCGCGACAGGCAGTTCTCCAGCGTCGAGATCACCAGCCACCTGCTGGAGCGGATCCAACAGCTGGATAGCCACTACAACAGTTTTATTACCGTTACCGGTGAGCAGGCCCTGCAACAGGCGGCCGCCGCCGATGCCCGACTGGCCCAGGGCGACGCCCCGGCCCTGTGCGGCGTACCCATCGCGCACAAGGACATTTTCTGTACCACCGGTGTGCGCACCAGCTGCGGCTCGAAAATGCTCGACAATTTCGTGCCGCCCTACGACGCCACCGTGGTGGACAACTTCCTGCACGCGGGCGCTGTGAGCCTTGGCAAAACCAATATGGACGAGTTCGCCATGGGCTCTTCCAATGAATCCAGTTTTTACGGCGCAGTGAAAAACCCCTGGGATCCTGAGCGGATTCCCGGTGGCTCTTCCGGCGGCTCAGCGGCCGCCGTGGCCGCACAGCTGGTGCCCGGTACCACCGCCTCCGACACCGGCGGCTCCATCCGCCAGCCCGCCGCCATGACTGGCACCACCGGCCTCAAACCCACCTACGGCCGCGTGTCACGCTGGGGCATGATCGCGTTCGCGTCCAGTCTCGACCAGGGCGGCCCCATCGCTCGCAGCGCGGAAGACGCGGCGCTGATGCTGTCGGTGATGGCGGGCCCAGACAAGAAGGACTCCACCTGCCTGGACCGTCCAACCCAGGATTACAGCGCGCACCTGAACGACTCCATCGCCGGCCTCAAGATTGGTGTTCCCGCCGAGTACTTCGGTAAAGGTCTCGATCCAGAGGTGGGCGCGCGGGTACAGGAGGCCCTGAAAGCCTACCAAAAACTCGGAGCCGAACTGGTTGAAATCAGCCTGCCCCACAGCAAACTGGCAGTACCCGCCTACTACGTAATCGCCCCCGCGGAGGCCTCCGCCAACCTGTCCCGCTTTGACGGTGTGCGCTATGGCTACCGCTGCGAAAACCCGGCGGATCTACGCGACCTCTATATGCGCTCCCGCGGTGAAGGCTTCGGCGAGGAAGTGAAACGCCGTATTCTGGTGGGCAGCTACGCCCTGTCTGCCGGTTACTACGATGCCTATTACAACAAGGCGCAACAGGTACGCCGCCTGATCAAGCAGGATTTTGTCGACGCCTTCCAGAAAGTCGATGTGATCATGGGGCCCACCGCACCGAATCCGGCGTTCAAACTTGGCGAGAAAAATGCCGATCCGGTGGCTATGTATCTGGAAGATATCTATACCATCGCCACCAACCTGGCCGGCCTGCCCGGCATGTCCCTGCCCTGCGGTTTCGCGCACGGGCTGCCGGTGGGCCTGCAGATTATTGGTAACTACCTGGATGAAGCGCGCATGCTGAACGTCGCCCACCAGTACCAGCTGGCTACCGACTGGCACCAGCAAACGGCCCCAGTAACAACCCCGGCAGCACAATAA
- the gatC gene encoding Asp-tRNA(Asn)/Glu-tRNA(Gln) amidotransferase subunit GatC gives MAVDAQTVEKLAELARIAISEETIDEVSRSLGDVLQLVDQLQAVNTEGVEPMAHPLDEVQVLRKDEVTEPNQREAFLALAPQSEAGLYLVPKVID, from the coding sequence ATGGCCGTGGACGCGCAAACCGTAGAAAAGCTGGCCGAACTGGCCCGCATTGCCATTTCAGAAGAAACCATCGACGAAGTCAGCCGCAGCCTGGGCGACGTGCTGCAGCTGGTAGACCAGCTGCAGGCGGTCAATACCGAAGGGGTCGAGCCCATGGCACACCCCCTGGACGAAGTTCAGGTGCTGCGCAAAGACGAAGTGACCGAGCCCAATCAACGCGAAGCGTTTCTCGCCCTGGCTCCCCAGTCCGAGGCTGGACTTTACCTGGTACCAAAAGTCATCGATTAA
- a CDS encoding rod shape-determining protein: MFKRLRGMFSSDLSIDLGTANTLIYVRDRGVVLDEPSVVAIRHYNGTKIVEAVGVEAKRMLGRTPGNITAIRPLKDGVIADFQVTEKMLQHFIKKVHENSWMRPSPRVLVCVPCQSTEVERRAIRESALGAGAREVWLIEEPMAAAIGAGLKVEEASGSMVVDIGGGTTEIAIISLNGVVYSDSVRIGGDRFDEAIVNYVRRNYGSVIGDATAERIKEEIGCAYAGSEVREIDVRGRNLAEGVPRSFTLNSDEILEALQEPLTGIVQAVKSALEQSPPELASDIAERGMVLTGGGALLRDLDRLLMEESGLPVIVADDPLTCVARGGGQALDMMDKSRLYLVSN; the protein is encoded by the coding sequence ATGTTTAAACGTTTGCGGGGCATGTTCTCCAGTGATCTCTCCATCGACCTGGGTACCGCCAACACGCTGATCTACGTCCGCGACCGCGGTGTAGTCCTGGATGAGCCCTCCGTGGTCGCCATCCGCCACTATAACGGCACCAAGATTGTGGAAGCCGTGGGTGTGGAAGCCAAGCGTATGCTCGGTCGTACCCCCGGTAACATCACTGCCATCCGCCCGCTGAAAGACGGCGTGATCGCCGATTTCCAGGTGACCGAAAAGATGCTGCAGCACTTTATCAAGAAAGTGCATGAGAACAGCTGGATGCGCCCGAGCCCACGGGTTCTGGTGTGTGTACCCTGCCAGTCGACCGAGGTGGAACGCCGCGCAATCCGCGAATCTGCCCTGGGCGCCGGCGCCCGCGAGGTCTGGCTGATCGAAGAACCCATGGCCGCGGCTATCGGCGCCGGCCTGAAGGTGGAGGAAGCCAGCGGTTCCATGGTGGTGGATATCGGCGGTGGGACCACCGAAATCGCCATCATCTCCCTGAATGGCGTGGTGTATTCCGATTCCGTTCGCATCGGCGGTGACCGCTTCGACGAGGCCATTGTCAATTATGTGCGCCGCAACTACGGCAGCGTAATTGGCGACGCGACCGCGGAGCGAATCAAGGAAGAGATCGGCTGTGCCTACGCCGGCAGCGAAGTGCGCGAGATCGATGTGCGCGGCCGCAACCTGGCGGAAGGGGTGCCGCGCAGCTTTACCCTGAACAGCGACGAAATCCTGGAAGCGCTGCAGGAGCCGCTCACCGGCATCGTGCAGGCGGTGAAGAGTGCACTGGAGCAGTCTCCCCCTGAATTGGCCTCGGATATCGCCGAGCGCGGTATGGTACTGACCGGCGGTGGCGCGCTGCTGCGGGATCTCGACCGTCTGTTGATGGAGGAATCCGGCCTGCCGGTGATCGTGGCCGATGATCCGCTTACCTGTGTTGCCCGTGGCGGCGGCCAGGCACTGGATATGATGGACAAGAGCCGTCTTTATCTGGTTTCCAACTGA
- the mreC gene encoding rod shape-determining protein MreC, with amino-acid sequence MAAILIVVNLYTDWLDPVRERLSSLAAPFYWITGTPSRVGDWAGDQLRTREELVEENSRLKHQVMLLEQQTQLLAAVRAENTQLKELMNSAENVDQRVLVAQVIGVSPDPLEQVLIIDKGRRDGIRQGAAIMDASGLLGQVIEAGDISSRVLLITDANHALPVQVLRNSLRAVAEGTGDLYRLKLRHLANTSDIREGDLLLSSGLGGRFPAGYPVGEVIAVKRDPGRAFADVDVQPRGLMNRSRFVLAAIGDQEAPAQD; translated from the coding sequence GTGGCTGCGATCTTGATTGTCGTGAATCTCTATACCGACTGGTTGGACCCGGTGCGTGAGCGCCTGTCCAGTCTCGCCGCGCCTTTCTACTGGATTACCGGTACGCCATCCCGTGTGGGGGATTGGGCGGGAGATCAGCTGCGCACCCGGGAGGAACTGGTAGAAGAGAACAGCCGCCTGAAGCATCAGGTGATGTTGCTGGAACAGCAGACCCAGTTGCTGGCAGCGGTGCGAGCGGAAAACACCCAGCTCAAGGAACTGATGAACTCCGCCGAAAACGTGGACCAGCGGGTGCTGGTTGCCCAGGTGATCGGCGTGTCTCCAGATCCCCTGGAGCAAGTGCTGATTATCGATAAAGGGCGCCGCGATGGCATCCGCCAGGGCGCCGCGATCATGGATGCCAGCGGTTTGTTGGGGCAGGTGATTGAAGCCGGGGATATTTCCAGCCGGGTACTGCTGATTACCGATGCCAACCACGCGCTGCCGGTGCAGGTATTGCGCAACAGCCTGCGAGCGGTGGCGGAGGGCACTGGTGACTTGTATCGCCTCAAGCTTCGCCATCTCGCGAATACCAGTGATATTCGCGAGGGCGACCTGTTGCTCAGTTCAGGACTGGGTGGCCGCTTTCCCGCGGGTTATCCGGTGGGGGAGGTGATCGCCGTCAAACGGGATCCTGGACGCGCTTTCGCCGATGTGGATGTTCAGCCTCGGGGGCTGATGAACCGCAGTCGGTTTGTGCTGGCGGCGATTGGCGATCAGGAAGCCCCAGCGCAGGATTGA
- the mreD gene encoding rod shape-determining protein MreD, with product MDAHNRWFILLTVVVALLLSVMPLPTNWMWFRPAFCALVVIFWTTRMPQELGVGFAWMVGFAADLVTGAALGAHALALAVLAYFSLLTYQRTRAFNPAQQLMWVFVLVGINQLLGNWVHGLAGKPVSGLTFLWPALTTALLWPLVTPWMNHTASRLRVR from the coding sequence ATGGATGCCCACAATCGCTGGTTTATTCTACTGACAGTCGTAGTGGCGCTGCTGCTGTCGGTGATGCCCCTGCCTACCAACTGGATGTGGTTCCGCCCTGCATTCTGCGCCCTGGTGGTCATCTTCTGGACCACCCGTATGCCCCAGGAGCTGGGTGTGGGGTTCGCCTGGATGGTGGGATTCGCGGCAGACCTGGTGACTGGAGCTGCCCTCGGTGCCCATGCACTGGCGCTGGCGGTGCTGGCCTATTTCAGCCTGCTGACTTACCAGCGCACCCGGGCTTTCAATCCTGCCCAGCAACTGATGTGGGTGTTTGTACTGGTGGGAATCAATCAGCTGTTGGGGAATTGGGTGCACGGTCTCGCCGGCAAACCGGTGTCTGGGCTCACTTTCCTGTGGCCCGCGCTGACGACGGCTCTGTTGTGGCCACTGGTCACCCCCTGGATGAATCACACCGCTTCCCGCTTGCGGGTGCGTTAG
- a CDS encoding Maf family protein produces MSPQQRLILASASPRRAELLRQIGVSFSTAATDVEEIRRVDEPPGDYVLRLAQEKSRAGLALAVAGGATGDNIWSLGADTLGVVDGEILEKPRDFTDFVRMMRLMSGREHSVLSALCLTGKGAAFSDVVETRVRFRELDRRLIEGYWETGEPADKAGGYGIQGMGAMLVESIHGSYSNVVGLPLETLAGFFERAGIEYWQSGNPKAQGRIRS; encoded by the coding sequence GTGAGCCCGCAACAACGCCTTATTCTGGCCTCCGCCTCACCGCGGCGGGCAGAGCTGCTTCGGCAGATTGGCGTGTCCTTTTCTACTGCCGCCACCGATGTTGAAGAAATTCGCCGGGTTGATGAACCTCCCGGGGATTACGTCTTGCGCCTGGCGCAGGAGAAATCTCGCGCCGGCCTGGCACTCGCTGTCGCCGGGGGCGCCACTGGCGATAATATCTGGTCGCTTGGGGCCGATACCCTGGGCGTTGTGGATGGCGAAATCCTCGAAAAGCCCCGCGACTTCACCGATTTTGTACGCATGATGCGTCTGATGTCCGGTCGCGAACACTCGGTATTGAGTGCTCTCTGTCTAACCGGTAAGGGAGCGGCGTTCTCGGATGTGGTGGAAACCCGGGTCCGCTTCCGCGAGTTGGACCGGCGCCTGATCGAAGGATACTGGGAGACCGGGGAGCCCGCGGACAAGGCCGGCGGATATGGTATTCAGGGGATGGGGGCAATGCTGGTAGAGTCCATACATGGCAGCTACAGCAACGTAGTGGGCCTGCCGCTGGAAACCCTCGCGGGTTTTTTCGAGCGGGCGGGCATTGAATATTGGCAGTCCGGCAACCCCAAGGCCCAGGGAAGAATCAGGAGTTAG